The Lysinibacillus timonensis nucleotide sequence CAATAGTTTTCAATTACAAGAAAAAAATGATTTTTCAGCAAATTTCGATATTAACTATTATTATTGGATAATTTCGTTTACAAATCAATAGATTTTCGAATATGATGGTTGTTAAAGACTCGAAATTTAAGAAATGGTGGTGAAATAGAATGGCTACTGTACAATCTATTGAGCGTGCTTTTATCATATTAGAACGTTTATCTGAACACCCAAGTGGGATGCAAATAACAAAACTAGCAAGGGAAACGAACTTATCAAAAAGTACTGTCCATCGACTACTATCAACTTTGATTGAGCTACAATATGTGAATAAGGATTTGGAAACAGAGAGGTATTACATAAGTTATCGCGCGCTATACTTGACTCGTAATATTTTATCGAATTCTAGTTTAATTTCGGTTGCTAAGCCCATTTTACAAAGGTTAGTCAATGAAATTAATGAAACGATTCATTTATGTTTAGAAGAAAACGGGGAAGTTGTTTACATAGACAAAATTGAAAGTAATCAAACGATTCGTATGTATTCAAGTATTGGTAGTCGCGCTCCAATGTATTGCACAGGTGTAGGGAAAATGTTGTTATCTGGAAAAGATGAAAATGTATTACATGACATGATCTCAAAAGTTCAATTTACAAAACGGACGAACAATACAATTTTAACACCGACTGATTTACTCGATGAAATTGACCGTATTCGAAAATGTGGTTACGCTTTGGATAATATCGAAAACGAAGAGGGAATTCGTTGTATTGCTGCACCTATTTATGATTTTTCTGGTAAAATTATTGCTAGCTTTAGTATTTCTGGTCCTAGTAGTCGTGTAACATTAGAGCGAATCGAAGAGGAATTAGCAGAGAAAATATTAGAAACATCAAGAACAATTTCCTTTCAGCTTGGATATGTTTAATAAAGAACTAAACTAATAGTGTCTTTATCTATGAAATTATATTGTTGAATTTTAATAGAGCTTGGACAAAACTAATATATTCTTGATTTAATGGCGAATTTAGATCGAATCTAATTTGATCACTGAAAAGCCGGGCCTTTGTTGGGTTCACTTAAAGGTGCGAAACAATATATTTTTAGGTAATTGGGGTAAGAAATCTCGTATTTTCTTATCCCATTTTTTAATTATATAAAATACCAAATGGTCATTTTACGCTGCATGAAATATTTAAACGAAAATATTCCGCTTATAATATCAAATCTCTGCATTTTTCCAAAAATAAAGGGAGGTTTTCCGGTTAATTCATCCAAAGCTTCTGATTTTAGACAAATTAGAGCTGTTAATCGGAATTCCTCCGCCAATTTTTAAGAACTTTCTCTAGTTTTTCAATAATAGTGGAAGTTTTTCCGGTTATCTACTCCAGAGCTTCAAATTGTACCTAAATTAGTGCTATTAAGCGGAATTTCTCCGC carries:
- a CDS encoding IclR family transcriptional regulator — its product is MATVQSIERAFIILERLSEHPSGMQITKLARETNLSKSTVHRLLSTLIELQYVNKDLETERYYISYRALYLTRNILSNSSLISVAKPILQRLVNEINETIHLCLEENGEVVYIDKIESNQTIRMYSSIGSRAPMYCTGVGKMLLSGKDENVLHDMISKVQFTKRTNNTILTPTDLLDEIDRIRKCGYALDNIENEEGIRCIAAPIYDFSGKIIASFSISGPSSRVTLERIEEELAEKILETSRTISFQLGYV